A segment of the Aureliella helgolandensis genome:
CAGCAGTTGCACCAGTTGCTTGGGTTCACTGAGATCGATTTGCGAAGGATCATTGGGATTGACACCAAATCCGAATTCGTACGACTCACCTTTCTTCCAAGGCATCGGCACGCCCACCTCCTCCCCAGGTTGATAGGGGAGTGCATCAAACAGACTCAAGCGAACACCGATTGCCAACCCTGGGCACTCATGCCGAATACGTTCGATGGCCGTTCTCAGGACCAAGGAGCGTCCAGCCAGGTCGCCACCAAAGCGTCCTGGCCGGATGCGGGCACTGAGCAATTCATGCAACAGGTAGCCATGGCAAGCCTTGACGTCGACAAACTGAAACCCAATGCGTTGGGCCAGCCGAGCAGCGGCTACGTAGTCGTCGATCAGCTGCTCTAGATCGTCATCGCTAAGCACCATTGAATCATCCTGGGGATCGATCCCAAATTTCGGGTCGAGCAAGGGATGGTGGTAGGCGATACGAGACTCCCATTTCTTGTGATCATTGGGCTTGCAGAAGCGCCCGGAATGCGTCAACTGCAGCCCCACGACTAGATCATCCGTTGAATCTCCTTGTGCGCGATGTGCATTTACAAGCGATTCCAAAAGAGTCCGCAGTCCAGATTCATTCTCGGTCATTGCTAAGGTTTGATTTGGATTGGCGCGACCACGCGGTTGCACCGCTGCAGCTTCCCCCCCCCAGATCAACTTTGCACCACTTTGCCCGAATCGTTCCCAGCGTCGAATGGTCAAGTGCGTGGGGCTACCGTCGCGATTGGCGTCCCAGCCTTCCATGGGATGAATGCACCAGCGATTGCCAGCGGTGTAAGAGCCGATCTTGATAGACTGCCCCAGAGGTGACTCCTCAGAAGCGGACAGCAAGTCAGGATCGCAGGGCAAGCTTATTTGCAGCTGACTCAAATGCTGCTGCAGCTTTTCCACCGTACGGAGTTGGGCAATTTTGGGATATTTGGGGGATGCCATTCAAATCTACGTTCATGTTAGTGTCGTGCGGTTGATAGCGATGCGGCACGTTGGGTGCACAGCACCGACTGGACCGTCTCGGCCAGCGTCTCGAATGCTCTTCTATCCGCTCATTGGCATGGTCATTCAGGATGTTCGATGGTTAGCGACACGTGCGACAAGCGGAACGTCCGGCTATCACCGCTGGAAAAGAACCGAATCGTAGCCGATTTCTTGGGTCCGTGCCCGCTGGTTGCCGTAATTTCACCACTACCGAATTCAGGATGCGAGACCAGGCACCCTTTCTGAAAGAGTGCCATATTCATCCTGGGAGGTGAAGCTTCGAAATCCGATCCGACACGCAGTATAGCCCGACCGCTGGCCGACCGCCCCAGCCGCTTGCGCATGCTGGCAGTAATCTCCTCGGGTGGAAGCTGGCAATCCTCGTCAAATTGCACCGCCAAGTCCCCCTGCTCCTCTGGCCCTACCTGACTAACTTCATCCCACTCGACGGGCCGACGATCAAAGTACTGGTCCTGGGAATCGTCATCATGGTATTCGTCGTAGCTTGATTCCGTTTTATCCAGTATCTGCATTTCGCTGCGCGGCAGCTCCATCAGAAACGAGCTGGGCACTCCCGATCCTTGACCGGAGAATCCCCGTGATTTTGCGTAGCTCAGCTGCAATTGATCCTTGGCGCGGGTAATGCCCACGAACAACAACCGCCGCTCCTCCTCCAGCTGCTGGGAATCCTCTTTGCTACGGGCGTGTGGTAATATATTTTCCTCGACAGCCAGGACATACACGCAAGAAAACTCAAGCCCCTTAGCGGCATGCAGTGTCATGAGAGTTACAACGTTGCGATCGGACTTGAGCTTGTCGGTATCGGCCTGCAGCGCGGCAACCTCTAAGAAGTACTCCAAAGCCGACTGGTCCTCGCGAACTTCCCGATCCAGCTCACTGGCTTCAGCCAGCAATTCATCCAGGTTGGTAGCGATATCGCTACTCTCCTCCCCACTGGTCTTCTGCTTGGACAAATGCTCACGGTAGCCGGTCAATTCTATCGTAACTTGCAGCAGGTCCAGTAGCGGTCCATGAACGATGCTGCACAATTGATCGTAGATCGACAGGAAGCTCTTGAGTGAAGTGGTCGCGCGTTTGGATAGCATGGCGAATTGCACACACTGCCGACAGGCGTCCAACAAGCTCAGCCCGTGCTTGCCCGCGTAGCTAGCAATCTGCTCAACAGTCTTCTTACCGATTCCTCGCGGGGGCGTGTTGATTGCGCGTTGCAGCGCAATCCCATCCTCGGGATTGTGGACCAACAAGAGGTAGGCCAGCAGGTCTTTGATTTCCTTGCGCAAGAAGAAGCGAAATCCGCCGATCAACTGATACTCGATCTGTCGCCGCAGCAGTGCATGTTCGATCAGGCGTGAATGAGCATTGGTACGATACAGAATCCCAAAATCTTTGGGGTGAAAATCGCCTTGTTCGGTCAGGGCGACAATCTGATCCGCCACATCCTCCGCCTCCGCGCGGGCTGTCGGATAGATCGCCAATCGAACTGGATTGCCCGGCTGACGAGCGGCCAGCAGCTCTTTGGGCTTTCGATTCTCATTGTTCTGAATCAAGCAATCGGCGATGGTCAGAATCTCGGGCGTACTACGGTAATTATCCTGCAATCGCACGACGGTCAAATCGGGATAGTCGCGTTCCAGATGCGCAACGTTCTTGACATTGGCGCCCCGCCAGCCGTAGATCGATTGGTCGGGATCTCCAGTCGCCGCCAAATTCGGGTGGTCGACACACAGATGCCGAACAATCACATACTGCGCCAAGTTCGTGTCCTGGTATTCATCCACCAATACATAGCGAAAGCGTTCATCGAGCTGTTGTCGCAGCTCTTGGTTGGAACGCAAGAGCGTGGCGGTGTGCATCAAAATATCGTCGAAATCGACAGCACCGCAGCGGAGCAAGGCCTGTTGGTAGAAGGGATAGACTTGTCCCACCTGATATTCGTCGCTCGAAAGCGTGGCCGACTCCAAAATCTCCGGGGTGACCAAACGATTTTTGAAGTAGCTGATGCGATTCGCCAGCACTCCAATGGGTGCATGTGTCAGTTCGAAATCGGAAGCCTTCACCGCTTCCTTCAAGAGGGCCAAGGCATCATCGGCATCGTAGATATTGAAGTGTTCGGGTAAGCCCACCAGACGCGCATAACGCCGCAGCAAACGGACACAGAACCCGTGAAACGTTCCCAACCAGACCTGGGATGGCCCCACGAGCTGCTCCAGTCGCGAACGCATCTCCTGGGCCGCCTTGTTGGTGAACGTCAAGGCAATAATGTTCGCCGGGCTAATCCCACTCGCGATCATGTGTGCGATGCGACAGGTGATGACTCGCGTTTTGCCGCTCCCTGGCCCAGCGACCACCAACAAGGGCCCGTCCAGGTGCGTTGCAGCAGCGCGCTGCGACTCGTTCAACTGTGCAAGATATTGGGAGTCCATAGTGCCAAATGCTAGCATAAAAAAATTAGTTGGACGTTTCCGAGAACTACGTTATACTCTCGCGACTTCATCTTCGGAACGAGCCGGAGGAGGAGTATTTCGGTCACAAATGGATTGGTGCTGACCGTTGCGACGAGCAGTTCACCGTGCACCGAACCGTATTGCACAACGACATCTACGCACTTTTAGGAAGGACCCGTTTCATGGCGCGTACACGCATTCCAATTAGCCAAGCCGAAGAACAAGCTCGCCGTTTGCGAGAACAACTCGATCTCAGCACGGCTGAAATTGGCTTGACCGTTCGCACGACGAATTGCCTTGAGGAAAAGGGGATATTCACGGTGCGGGATCTCCTGAAGAGCACCCCCAAGGATTTGCTCAGCATCTCCAATTTTGGCGAAAAGACCTTAGAAGAGGTCTACTCATCGCTGGAAAAAATTGGCTACTACCGCTCCCAACGCGAAACGGTTGCTGTCTAGCAGCCAATTCAGTCGATGCTTCAACCGGGCTAGCCACAGACTTGATGGCGACGCCCCGTCTAGCGCTTTGACAAAATTAAATCGTGGGCTCGTACGGGAAAAGGCAAGTTGCTTGCCTTGAGGCGAGATTTGGGTGCCACCTTCGCCGTGTGCCTTAAATCGCTTGATAGCTTAATAGCTTAATAGTACCAACAAGCCGCGATCGAATGCGGGTGGACACAAGGTGGGGAACACGGTCCAGGGGGACCAATGCTACCGTTGACGGGGACACGGTCCAGGGGGACCATGCTACCGATGACGGGACACGGTCCGGGGGACCATGCTACCGGTTTGTGGAGACGGTCCAGCGATTGCCTCGACCGCAGTACCGCGTTGCTCAACGCGATACTGCCGTTTGCTGCGGTGAATAAAAAAAGAAGTGCGGGCACATCAGCTCATGCTGATGCGATCTTCCCATCCCGCGGCATAGTCACGGCGCCACATCGCTTGCTGCTCTTCATCTCCCACGATGTGCCCATTGGTGGAATCACAGTGCACGACGCGATCGGTGCGATAAGCGATATTGCCTAGATGGCATAGCAGCGTACTTTTGTGCCCCTCGAGAATCGGCTGATTGAGCAACGACGGATCATCCGCTCGAATCGCATCGACAAAGTTCTGCAGATGTTCTTTCTGCCCAACCGAGCCCTTGCCCCCTTCCTCGATCTGCTTGTCATTTAGGTCGAAGATTCGATACGCCCCATCGGAATCGAGCTCGAGAGCACCCGCATCCCCATAGAACTCGCAGAAGGAATTCACACGATGCTTGTTGCACGACAGGGCATCCCACGTAATCCGCTTTCCACCCTCGAACTCAAACGCGGCGGTTTGCACATCGGGGGTCTCCTGATCATCGTCGAACCAATAGCGTCCGCCCGAGCTGACGGCGCGAATGGGGTAATCCACGTCGAGTCCCCAACGGCAAAGATCGAGGGCATGCACGCCGTTATTTGCCAATTCCCCGCCTCCATAGTGCCACACCCAGTGCCAGTTGTAGGGAATTAGATTGTCTCGATATGGCCTGCGAGGGGCAGGTCCCTGCCACAGTTCATAGTTCAGTTCTTTTGGCGGTGTGGCTTCCGCACCATGGCCGATCGAGCCTCGCAAATTGTTGTAGTAGCAACGCGCCAAGTGGACGTTGCCAATGGCACCAGAGTGCAAGCGTTTCATCGCTTCTTGCGTTCTTGCCGCGCTGCGTCGCTGGCTGCCCATCTGCACGCAGCGATTGTATTTCTGCCCCGCAGCAACCATCCACTCCCCTTCCAGCGGATTGTGGCTGCACGGTTTTTCGACGTACACATGCTTCCCTGCCTTGCAAGCTAGCAACGTGGCTGGAGCGTGCCAATGATTGGGTGCGGCGCAGACCAGGGCATCGATCTCGGGGTCGTCGAGAATTTCGAGAAAGTTGACGACGCTTTGCGGTTCGACGCCAACTTTATCCTTGAATTGGTTGACCGCACTGACAGCCCGCCGCTCATCGATATCGCACAGGTATTTGACCGTTACGCTCGGCATTTGCCCGAAGTCCAGGGCAAGGGACTGTCCGCGGCTGAGCCCCATGACACCAATCCGCACTGGCTTGAGATCACTGGAATCGGTTTGAGCGGCGTTGGCGAGAGTGTGTGTCGTGGCCGCTAGGGCGGCACCACTAGCGACAAAATGGCGACGTGGCAACATGGTTGTGACTCCAATGGAGGATAAATGCCGGCGGCAATGCGCGGGCGAATTTAGGCAGGAAGCAACGGTAGGTGACCGCCCAGTGAGCTCACCGGCGGCATGGCAGCCGTCTATTGTAGTTATAAAAGCACTGCAAATGTTACCCACCACCCCGCTGCTAGCGCGCGGGACGCCGGCCAGGCCGAACCCCGCCACTACGCTCCCAGCAACTTCGTCCCTGGCGCTCCGAAGGCACTCCTGAGAGCCGAAGATTCGCACCACTCGGGCGGCACGCTTGGCTACCGAGGGGTGCTGCGAATCGCTCTGGACGCTGTAGCCGGGGCCTTGTAAAAGTAAGGTGTAGATGCGTCCTAATGCGTCGCGGTTTCCAGCGAAGACGCCCCTAGGACTTCGGTACGACACGACTTGCAAGGAGGCAAAATAATGAGCGGAATGAATTTGTTTACGTGGATTCGAGATGGTGTTCGCCAATCGGTCCTATTGGGTGTGAGTGACGCCGTAGAACAACTTGGCACTCCAGCAGACACCGATGACCTGCATCCCAGCGTTGCCGGATTCTTGCAGATGGAGCGGAACGGTGACTCCTCTCCACGAATCGCCAATGCCAACAACAAGGGGAATTCACCGAGCACGGGAGCCAAAAGCCGCCGCCGCCTGGGGAAATCACTCAAGGACACCGTCGGTGAAGGTGCTGCGAACTAGCTCGTCGTAGCTGGCAGAGTTAGTCGTACTCGGCTACCCTCATCGAGGGTTGAGTCAAATTCGATCTGACCATGCAACATCTGAGCACGGTGTTGCATACTTGAGAGACCAAAGTGCAGAGGGCGAGCTCCAGGCTTTAAAGCACTCTGCACGTCAAACCCGCGACCATCATCGACCACCTCGGCCTCGAGGATGCCTGGGCCAGCCCAGCCTAGGTGCGCACGAATTGTGGTTGATTGCGCGTGCAGCAGCGCGTTGAGCATCGCTTGCTGAATCACCCGCAAGACACTCCAGGCAACCGAGTGAGGCAACTGCGGCCACTCC
Coding sequences within it:
- a CDS encoding DNA-directed RNA polymerase subunit alpha C-terminal domain-containing protein, which produces MARTRIPISQAEEQARRLREQLDLSTAEIGLTVRTTNCLEEKGIFTVRDLLKSTPKDLLSISNFGEKTLEEVYSSLEKIGYYRSQRETVAV
- a CDS encoding ATP-dependent helicase; the protein is MDSQYLAQLNESQRAAATHLDGPLLVVAGPGSGKTRVITCRIAHMIASGISPANIIALTFTNKAAQEMRSRLEQLVGPSQVWLGTFHGFCVRLLRRYARLVGLPEHFNIYDADDALALLKEAVKASDFELTHAPIGVLANRISYFKNRLVTPEILESATLSSDEYQVGQVYPFYQQALLRCGAVDFDDILMHTATLLRSNQELRQQLDERFRYVLVDEYQDTNLAQYVIVRHLCVDHPNLAATGDPDQSIYGWRGANVKNVAHLERDYPDLTVVRLQDNYRSTPEILTIADCLIQNNENRKPKELLAARQPGNPVRLAIYPTARAEAEDVADQIVALTEQGDFHPKDFGILYRTNAHSRLIEHALLRRQIEYQLIGGFRFFLRKEIKDLLAYLLLVHNPEDGIALQRAINTPPRGIGKKTVEQIASYAGKHGLSLLDACRQCVQFAMLSKRATTSLKSFLSIYDQLCSIVHGPLLDLLQVTIELTGYREHLSKQKTSGEESSDIATNLDELLAEASELDREVREDQSALEYFLEVAALQADTDKLKSDRNVVTLMTLHAAKGLEFSCVYVLAVEENILPHARSKEDSQQLEEERRLLFVGITRAKDQLQLSYAKSRGFSGQGSGVPSSFLMELPRSEMQILDKTESSYDEYHDDDSQDQYFDRRPVEWDEVSQVGPEEQGDLAVQFDEDCQLPPEEITASMRKRLGRSASGRAILRVGSDFEASPPRMNMALFQKGCLVSHPEFGSGEITATSGHGPKKSATIRFFSSGDSRTFRLSHVSLTIEHPE
- a CDS encoding oxidoreductase codes for the protein MASPKYPKIAQLRTVEKLQQHLSQLQISLPCDPDLLSASEESPLGQSIKIGSYTAGNRWCIHPMEGWDANRDGSPTHLTIRRWERFGQSGAKLIWGGEAAAVQPRGRANPNQTLAMTENESGLRTLLESLVNAHRAQGDSTDDLVVGLQLTHSGRFCKPNDHKKWESRIAYHHPLLDPKFGIDPQDDSMVLSDDDLEQLIDDYVAAARLAQRIGFQFVDVKACHGYLLHELLSARIRPGRFGGDLAGRSLVLRTAIERIRHECPGLAIGVRLSLFDALPYQPGEEVGVPMPWKKGESYEFGFGVNPNDPSQIDLSEPKQLVQLLIDAGVDTVNYTCGSPYYNPHIQRPAIFPPSDGYRPPEDPLVGVARQIHATAEMKAAFPSLPVVGSGYTYLQEFLPLVGQAVVRDNWVDIVGLGRMVLSHPTLPRDTLAGQAPSRKLICRTFSDCTTAPRNGIVSGCYPLDELYKGMPEREKLLQFKQDQ
- a CDS encoding Gfo/Idh/MocA family protein, yielding MLPRRHFVASGAALAATTHTLANAAQTDSSDLKPVRIGVMGLSRGQSLALDFGQMPSVTVKYLCDIDERRAVSAVNQFKDKVGVEPQSVVNFLEILDDPEIDALVCAAPNHWHAPATLLACKAGKHVYVEKPCSHNPLEGEWMVAAGQKYNRCVQMGSQRRSAARTQEAMKRLHSGAIGNVHLARCYYNNLRGSIGHGAEATPPKELNYELWQGPAPRRPYRDNLIPYNWHWVWHYGGGELANNGVHALDLCRWGLDVDYPIRAVSSGGRYWFDDDQETPDVQTAAFEFEGGKRITWDALSCNKHRVNSFCEFYGDAGALELDSDGAYRIFDLNDKQIEEGGKGSVGQKEHLQNFVDAIRADDPSLLNQPILEGHKSTLLCHLGNIAYRTDRVVHCDSTNGHIVGDEEQQAMWRRDYAAGWEDRISMS